The uncultured Sphaerochaeta sp. genome includes the window AGAGGAGAAACGGGCAGACTTCTTGCTTGTATGACTGTGAGCATCATCACAGTAACGATTCCAGTGGTGATGTTTTCAGATCAACAACATCCACCTATCATCATCCGATTAGTATGGACTGAGTATACTTCTTTCATATTACAGGTTTTTGCTTATGCACTATATGGCTTGGATAACTGGAACCAAAATGAGAAAATACCATCTACACGATTGTCAGTATCAGGAAGAGAAAAAACCGTCTTCCTGTATCAATGAAGGGAGTACTGTACATATATGGAGATGAGGAAAGAGTGATGTTGCAGACAAAAAGACTCGCTCTTCGTCCTTGGACGGAGACGGATGCCGAAAGTTTATATACATATGCCAAGGATCCTGATATTGGCCCGATTGCAGGATGGCCTGCCCATACATGTGTAGGAGAGAGCCTGGCTGCCATTCGAAATGTGCTCACCGGCGCAGAATGCTATGCAATCTGTGAGAAAGGCAGTGATAGAGCAATTGGTGCCATAGAACTCAAACTGAATGGGTATACCGATATGACTGAGCGTGACGATGAGTGTGAGCTGGGATATTGGATTGGTAAACCCTTTTGGGGAAGAGGATATATACCGGAGGCTGCAGCAGAACTCATTCGCCATGGGTTTGAAGACCTGGGAATGACCACAATATGGATTGGGTATTATGAGGGAAACACTCAATCCAAGAGGGTTCAGGAGAAGCTTGGTTTTACCTACCATCATACCTGTGAAGAGGTACCGGTGCCCCTCATGAATGAGACAAGGATTGGTCACACAAACTACATGACCAAAGAACAGTGGTCCAGGAAGCAAAATATCTGAGATAACCATCGAAGATAAAGACCAAGCAGGGAGAAGGCTTATGCAGTACTACCATGTTGATGTATTTTCAAAAGGACCGCTGACAGGAAATGGACTGACCGTTCTGATTTGCGACCGATTTCCTGATAGTGAAACCATGCTTCTGATTACCCGGGAAATGAAGCAGTATGAGACGATTTTTCTTAAAAAGCTCCGGGATAACGAATATAGGGCAAGAATTTTCACGAAGGATGAGGAACTGGATTTCGCAGGGCATCCAATCCTCGGTGCTGCTGCGGTGATACATATGCTACACAATGAAAAAGAAACGGAAGCAATCCAATTCCATCTGAATGGTAAGGATGTGAAGGTCACCAGCGTTGCCATCAACCAACGAAGGGAGTATGTCTGCAGCATGAACCAAGGGGTAGCAGAGACCGTCGGACAAATTCCTGCAGAAGACTATCCTAGGTTGATTGAACCGCTAGGACTTACTATGGACGATCTTGCCTCAGCGTATCCTCTTCAGGTCATGACAACCGGTTTATCATACCTGCTCATACCCATTCAAAGCGGTATTGAAAGAACTGGTACGTTTAGCAAGGACTATGAACCACTGCTGGACTCCTACGGTGCAAAGTTTGCCTATGTGTTTGATATTGATGCAAAAGAAGGCAGAACATTCGATTTTGATGGTTTGGAGGACGTTGCCACCGGCAGCGCAGCTGGACCAGTTGGAGCATACCTCTGTGCACATGGCGTATGCAAGACAGGTGAAGGAATCATCATTCATCAAGGACGTTTTCTTGACAGACCAAGTGAACTTCATGTTCTACAAGAGAAAGATACAGGCTGTATCATTGTCAGTGGAAATGTATCCATCATTGCGGAAGGAACGTTTTATATTGAGGGTTAGGTAGGCCAGCAAGGTGAAGTTGCAATCATCTTACAAGAGGAAGTTTCCATTCTTTCAAGTCGAAGAGGTGATCATGGTTCTTTCATGAACAGAAACCCTGTTTTCCTGAACTGATGTCCTACTCTAATGAAGAATCCTCCTAATGATTCCTGTTTGCCAAGAATGAGGGAGAATATTCAAAAGCCTGAGCAATGGATTGCGGTTGATATTTTGACACTCCATTTGAGTTCGCCTGTTCCATAAGGCAAAAAAATAGCACACCTATGGAACATACAGCTGTCCCACAAATATGCTTGTCAGCAATTTGCTGCCGTTCGTAAACGGCCCGGCCCCACGCCCGCTTCCGGGCATCGCCTGCTCAGTTTGTACTGTTGATCTCACATCCTGAAAAACAGGAATGTAATGCAGTGCAAAAAGACTTTTTCAAAAAATATACGACAAAGCACAGGTTGTCAATCATCCAGCTACCCAACCTCCCCCTCGTATCTGAAGTCACCCATACAAGCAGCTTCTGGAAGACTGAAGGCTAGCCATTTTCATAGACAAAGAGATACAGGAAATGGAGTGGCTCCTACAGAATGTCAGCACGGCTGCAAAAACGAGTAAAACTTGTGGGCAATCCTGGCTTTACTCGCTTTTTGATCCGAATTCCAAGCATCTTGTAAGGGCCACTCCATACGAGTTGCCTTTACCTCATGTATAATCCACCATTCACATCAATTGTAGCCCCAGTTATATAACTGGAGAGATCGCTGGCCAAGAAGAGCACCGTATTGGCGATATCCTCAGGCGTTCCAAACCGTCCAAGCGGTATGGTAAGTTTTGGATCATCTTTCGGATCAGTGAGCCAACTGAGCCCTTTCGCCATTTCAGTAAGCGTTCGACCAGGGCACACTGCATTACTGGTAATATTATACTGACCACCGTTAAGCGCAAAGCTCTTCGCAAGATTGATCACACCCGCCTTTGCAGCTGAATAGCTAGCAGAAGAACCTCTCCCTCCCCGTTCCCCGGCCATGGAGGAAATATGTACCAACCTCCCGTATTGCTGTTCCTTCATGACAGCAAATACAGCTTGGGAACAGAGGAAAACACTTTTCAAATCGATATCCTGCATCCGGTCCCATTGCGCTTCAGTGATGCTCTCGATGGGAGCTGATTCGGTAATTCCGGCATTGTTCACCCAAATATCTATACGCCCGAATAGGTTCTTGATGCTGTCAATCTTATCACGTATCTGAGCAAAATCTGCAACGTTGAATACCATGGACTTCGCTTGATGACCAGCTTGTATAAATTCATTTTCAAGTGATTTGATACTGTTCTCATCAATATCGGTCAACACGACCTTCGCACCATGTTGTACAAGCTGCCGGGCAATCGCAGCCCCGATTCCACGCCCTGATCCCGTAACAACCGCCACTTTTCCGACTAGTAATTCGTTCATCTCAAACTATCCTTTCCTATGTTATCTCGCGAGCACACAACGCAGTGCTCGAGTCCATCCCTCAATGCATTGCTCTTGTTTCTCTTTGAGCATGGTGGGATGGTACATTCTATACGTTATGGAAGATTCCCGTATCTGATCGTCATATAACCCCAATGCCTGTCCAGCAATCATCGCAGCCCCGAAACAGGTCATTTCTTCATTGTTCGGAATATGGATTGGACAGTTTAGGATATCGCTTTGAAATTGCATAAGATAATCATTTTTTGTCGGACCACCGGCAACCTTCATGAAGGGAATATCAGCCTGAGCATCCAATGCCATGGCAAATACCACATCAGATACTTGGTACGCTATGCTCTCCAACGCCGACCGAACCAATTCAGGCCGGCCTGTCATGCGGGACATGCCGTAAAACACGGCATTTGATTCGTTGCTCCAATGTGGAGCTCCGATTCCTGAAAATGCGGGAACTAGATACGTCCGGTCCTCAGCATTGGCTTGTTTTGCCAATGAATCAGTCTCAATCGGCGATGCTGCCAAACCAAGCTCCTTGCATATCCAGGTAATGACAGCTCCTGAATAGTTGATCACACCATCGAATATGTAGCGAATGTTTCCCTTTGTCTTCCACGCAATTGAAGTGAGCACCCCATGTTCGGAGAGCAGGGGCTGATCACCTAGATTCATCATCACGCAACTGCCAGTTCCATACCCGGTCATGCACATACCTTTTTCAAAACACCCTTGCCCAAACAAACTGGCATGGGAATCACCGACTGCACATCGAATAGGAATGGGATGTTCGAAAAACCCATTAACATCCGTAAAGCCAAACAGAGCATCTGAATCACAGATTTTCGGGAGCATCGACTTTGGAATCCCCAATAACGAACACATGCCGTCATCCCAATCATTGCTTGCGAGATTCATCAGCATCATCCGCGAAGCATTGGAATAATCAGTTTTGTGGGAAGTTCCATTGGTCAAGTTATAGATAACCCAGCTGTCCATCGTACCACAACAGAGCTGCCCTCGGTCTGCACGTTCTCTAGCTGAAGGAACATTCTCAAGTACCCATGCGATCTTCGGACCTGAGAAGAAGGGAGAAAGACGTAAGCCGGTTGTTTTTTTTACATAATCAGCTGAATCAGACAACCTGTCACAAAGTTGCGTAGCTCGGTTGCACTGCCATACGATCGAATGATATACAGGTAGCCCTGTGATTCGGTCCCAGATAATCACCGACTCACGCTGGTTTGCTACGCCAATACCAATTACTTGGTTCTTATCGATTCCGCTAGTGTTGACCACCTGCTTGATAACAGCATAAACATTCTTGGCAATCTCCATACCATCATGTTCAACATACCCGCGATTGTCGACAATTTGTCGATGTCCAATGACTTCATTGGCTACCAAATACCCGAAATCATCGAACAACATTGCCTTAGTACCCTGTGTACTTTGGTCTATTGAAATGACATACTTTGGTCCCATTCCATCATTCCTTATGTGTCAATTAAAGATTGAACGGATGCTTGCCTTCGACGAATGACGTATCATATTTCGCACGGTCTTTTTGAACAAACCCAGCGATTCTCACATAGGGGTTTTTCAAGTGTTCATGCAAATGGAAATCAGCTCCCCACTTAACCACTTCAAATTCCTTATCCGAAGAAAAATCGATCGTGGTGATAGATGTGTTTTCCAACCTGACCATATTCCATACTTCACGAATTGGGATGTCCAATAATTTGGACATTATCAATTGAATAGTCAGCATGTGAGTTACAATAGCAATGCTCTTGCCTTCCTCTTTCTCAAGTATCTCCTTAAATGCCTCTATCGAACGATCCTGCACCTGTTGAAAGCTTTCCCCATCGGGCATCCGCAACTCATCGGGACGATGTTCCCATACATCAATCATTCCGGGCCATCGGGTTTCAATCTGATTGCGGTCCAACCCTTCCCACTGTCCGCAATGGATCTCACACAACCTTGGTTCATACACCAATGGGATTGCCCTACCTGCCAACACTTGCTCCGCTGTTTGCGTGGTACGCTTATACGGGCTGACATATACCTTATCCAAATAGATGTTGCTCATTGGTTCCCAAAGGCAAGAGGCCTGTTCGAGCCCGCGTCCATTCAACGGATTGTCGGTTGAGCCTTGAAAACGGTGTTGTACATTGAAATCGGTCTCGCCGTGCCTGACGAAGTATATTCTCGTTTTCATCCAGATATCCTCTATATTTTATGCAATGCACTTTTACATGCATCTAAAGCTGCTTCTTTGACCATTTCTGACAATGAAGGATGGGCGACCACCAAATGCTTCCAATCATCAAGTGAGAATCGCTTGGCAACTGCAGCCGTGGCAAATGCGATTAATTCCGGTGCATGTTCACCAACAATCTGCACACCGACGGTTGTCTTCTGTTCTGTATACATGATGACATACACCGCGCCTGTGGCTTCTTCAGCCAATGCCATGCCATTTGCTTCATAGGGAAAGGATCCGACTACAGTATCAGATCCTGTCTTGCTAGATGTTTCTCCAACTGCTGCGAAGGATGGAATAGTGTAGACGCATCTTGGCATGATAGAATCATCGTAGGCTTTTCTCGCTTCTTTCATGAGGATATTGTCTACAACCAGCTCAGCTTCTGCATATGCTGCGTGGGCTAATTGATAACCTCCTATCACATCGCCTATTGCGTAGATTCCTTCAACATTCGTTTGCAGGTATTCATCAACCACGATATGTCGAGTGTCCGCAAAAGTTATTCCAGAATCGACGGCGATACAATCGATATTGGGTTTTCTACCCACAGCCATCAGCACAACGTCCGACTCGATTACCAGGTCGGTCCCTTGCTTAGTGATGGTTGTCTTGCACATCCCGTTGTTCTTTTCGATCTTACCTACCCGAGCTGAGAGGTGTATCGCAAGACCGCTCTTGTCCAAGTATTTTTTCATTAATGCTACAGCTTGCGGTTGCTCTTGAGGCAACAGGGAATCCATCATCTCAATCACGGTCACTTCGCTTCCAAATGCGTTGAAGGCACTTGCCAGCTCAAGGCCGATCACACCACCCCCAATAATCGCAAGACGTTTGGGTATCCTAGTGACATCAAGCAATTCGGTTGAGTCAATTGCATGTTCAGCACCAGGAATATGCAACGTTGCAGGACGGGAACCGGTAGCGATAACGATAGTGGCAGCAGTATATTGTGTGCGGTTGCACTCCACAACCTTGTTGGCTTTCAGGATCGCTTCACCGGTGACCACCGTCACTTTATGATGGCGCAATAATCCTGATACCCCCTTAGTGAGTTTTCCAACCACTTGAGCTTTTTGACGCTGGATTTCCTTGAAGTTGAACATACCGGCATCTTTGTAAATACCAATTGAAGTCAGCTGTCTGATTTTTTCCAATTGCCCAGCCTTATCCAGTAAATATTTGGTTGGAATACACCCTACATTCAAGCAGGTGCCGCCTAATGTTCCCTTTTCAAATATCGCTACGCGTAGGGAGGCTTTTGCTGCTTTAATAGCACACGCATATCCAGCAGGTCCTCCCCCGATTACGAGCACATCATATGTTTCCATCGTATCCTTCCTATTAGACAAACATCAGCAATGGATGCTCGATTACTGTTCTCAACGCGTCGAGTAACTTGGCAGCGTATGCACCATCAATGATCCTATGGTCAAACGAACCCGTGATTGTCATCAGCTCCACAGGTTTCCATTGGTCATCTTCCCATACGGGTTTGGTAACGACGCCTCCTACCGCCAAGATTGCACTTTCTGGCGGGTTCACTATTGCAGTGAACTGATCGGTACCGAACATTCCAAGGTTTGAAACAGAAATACTCCCACAGCCCATCTCATCGGTGGTCAAGGTTCCCTTGCGTGCTTTTTCGATCAATGCGCGACTGGCCTTGGCAATTTCAGTGAGCGACAGTGTATCGGCATGTTTGATTACAGGAACCACCAATCCTTCATCTATAGCGACAGCCAATCCAATGTTCGTATGCGAATATATGCGTATTTCCTCTTTTTCGTATCGGGCGTTGATCAACGCATACTCTTTGCCAACTATTGAAAGTGCTTTTACAATAATATCGTTATAAGAAATTCTCACATTCTTCAGCACTTCCATTTGTTTTCTCAGATCAATCGCCTGCCGCATATCAACTGAGACGGTAACCTGGAACGTGGGAACTGTGGAAACACTTTCGACCATCCTCCGTGCAATGGCTTTCCTCATTCTGCTCATTGGCATAATTGAATAATCATTGGCATGAACTTCACGGCTATCGGTGTAGGAAGTTACGTCATGGCGTGTGATATATACACCATTCGAGGGGGTTACCAGAGACAAATCCACACCAAGTTCTTTTGCCATACGCTTGCTATTAGGCATAGCGGGATACTTACCCTTGGCTACTTGCACCGATGGGACTTGTGGAAGTTTTTTCATGATGGGAAGGAAATCGCCATCCGGCTCAGTCGAATCCACCACGCCCTGTTGTTCAGGTGACACTGCGTCGGTAGTACTGGATTTTGTATATGAATCCCGGTCCTTTGCATCGCCGATCACACACACGATATCCCCGCCTTCAACTGTATCACCTTCTCCGGCGAGAATATCTATGACCATACCCGAGGCAAAACTTTCAACTGGAAGAACGGCCTTATCGGTTTCAGCCTCCAGCAGGATATCTCCGCGTTTGACGTTGTCTCCCACTTCGACTTTCCATTGACAAATCACCGCTGTATCCGTTGTCTGCCCTGCATTGGGCATACGTATCTCTTTTATCATCTCACACCTTCATCAATTTTCTTGCTTCCTCGACAATCCGCTCTTTAGAAGGAATTACATAGTTTTCCAGGATGGGCGAAAAAGGAATCGGAACGTCATAGGCAGCCACCCGAACAATAGGGGCATCCAGCAGAAAAATGTGGTGTTCAGCAATCCAAGATCCTAATTGGGCACCCCAACCGCAGTTGTAATTGTCTTCATGTACAATCATCAACCGTCCTGTCTTTTCCAATGAAGCAACCACCGTATCATAATCGAACGGGACCAATGTCCTTGGGTCGATCACTTCACAGCTAATACCTTCCTGCTCCAGAATCTGAGCTGCTTCGAGAGCTTTGTAGCTCATCAATAAGTTGGCAACGATAGTGATATCCTTACCTTCCCGACGTATTGCGGCTTTTCCGAATTCGATGACATAATCGTCTTCAGGTACTTCTGTGACCGTGGAAATCGCGTCCTTTTCTTTACGCTTGCTACCATAAAGCAACTTATGTTCGAATACGAGCACCGGGTTGTCATCTCTGATTGCCTGTTTCATCAATCCCTTTGCATCATACGCGGTGGAAGGACAGATCACCTTCAAGCCAGGAACATGGGTAAAGAAGCTTTCAAGGCTCTGTGCATGTTGTGCACCCCGATTGCTTGCGCCACACGGAGCCCGCATCACCATTGGGACGTGAACCTTTCCACCGGACATATAGCACATTTTTGCAGCTTGGTTGACCAACTGATCCATCATACAGAAAAGGAAGTCTCCATATTGCAAATCAGCTACTGGGCGCATTCCCAGCATTGCCGATCCAACACAAACACCAGCCAGCATGATTTCTGAAATCGGTGTGTTCAATACACGTTCGTAACCGAATTCATCACCAAGTCCTTTCGTAACGGTAAACGCACCGCCCATACCGCCTGGGATATCCTCATCTTCACCGAGGCAGAACACAAGCGGATCCCGTCGCATTTCCTCAGCAATTGCACTTTTCAACGCGTCAGCAATAGATAGCAAAGCCATTATTTACCCTCCCAATACACATCAGTAAGCGCACTTTCAATCTGAGGGAACGGGGCATGTTGCGCGTACTCGACTGCTTCATCGATATCTGCCTCGATGGTATTTTCGATTTCCTCAACTTCTTTTTCAGATGCCAACTTATTGGCAATAATATAATCACGGAAATTCTTCACCGGATCATGATCAAACCAATACTTTTCTTCATCTTTCGGACGATATTGGCACGCATCGTTCCTTGAGTGTCCACCGTGACGGTATGTCTTCAATTCAATGATTGTTGGACCCTGACCGCTACGTGCCCGCTTGATAGCCGTTGTCGCTGCTTCATTGACTTTCAAGACATCGTTTCCATCCACTATTTCAGATGGAATTGCGTAGGCGGCGGCTCTATCAGCTGCGGGGTTCTTCATATTGCATGTTATAGCTATGCTTGTTGTGGCACTGTACAGATTGTTCTCACATACAAAAATAACGGGAAGCTTCCAGATCGCGGCGGCATTCATAGCTTCATGGAACGCGCCTTCATTCGTGGCCCCGTCACCAAAGAAACAAACAATCACATTGTCTTTTTTCTGCATTTTATACGCCAGGGCAACCCCAGCTGCAATTGGAAGATTTCCTCCGACAATGGCATTTGCTACAAGTGCGCCAACCTCAATGTCTCCGGTATGCATCGCTCCGCCTTTACCACGACAACATCCGTCTTCTTTGCCGAACATTTCGCACATCATGCTTGTAAGCGAAACACCTTTGGCCAAATCATGACCGGCTGGACGATGCGTTGAAGCCATATGGTCATCTTTGCGTAAATCGTACAGCATCCCCACCGCACAGGCTTCCTGTCCTGTACTTTGATGGATGGTGCCGGGCATGATTCCCTCTAGAAACAGATAGTAGATCCGTTCTTCATATTTACGGATCAAAGACATCTGTCGATACATGCC containing:
- the glpK gene encoding glycerol kinase GlpK yields the protein MGPKYVISIDQSTQGTKAMLFDDFGYLVANEVIGHRQIVDNRGYVEHDGMEIAKNVYAVIKQVVNTSGIDKNQVIGIGVANQRESVIIWDRITGLPVYHSIVWQCNRATQLCDRLSDSADYVKKTTGLRLSPFFSGPKIAWVLENVPSARERADRGQLCCGTMDSWVIYNLTNGTSHKTDYSNASRMMLMNLASNDWDDGMCSLLGIPKSMLPKICDSDALFGFTDVNGFFEHPIPIRCAVGDSHASLFGQGCFEKGMCMTGYGTGSCVMMNLGDQPLLSEHGVLTSIAWKTKGNIRYIFDGVINYSGAVITWICKELGLAASPIETDSLAKQANAEDRTYLVPAFSGIGAPHWSNESNAVFYGMSRMTGRPELVRSALESIAYQVSDVVFAMALDAQADIPFMKVAGGPTKNDYLMQFQSDILNCPIHIPNNEEMTCFGAAMIAGQALGLYDDQIRESSITYRMYHPTMLKEKQEQCIEGWTRALRCVLAR
- a CDS encoding alpha-ketoacid dehydrogenase subunit beta encodes the protein MALLSIADALKSAIAEEMRRDPLVFCLGEDEDIPGGMGGAFTVTKGLGDEFGYERVLNTPISEIMLAGVCVGSAMLGMRPVADLQYGDFLFCMMDQLVNQAAKMCYMSGGKVHVPMVMRAPCGASNRGAQHAQSLESFFTHVPGLKVICPSTAYDAKGLMKQAIRDDNPVLVFEHKLLYGSKRKEKDAISTVTEVPEDDYVIEFGKAAIRREGKDITIVANLLMSYKALEAAQILEQEGISCEVIDPRTLVPFDYDTVVASLEKTGRLMIVHEDNYNCGWGAQLGSWIAEHHIFLLDAPIVRVAAYDVPIPFSPILENYVIPSKERIVEEARKLMKV
- a CDS encoding histidine phosphatase family protein, encoding MKTRIYFVRHGETDFNVQHRFQGSTDNPLNGRGLEQASCLWEPMSNIYLDKVYVSPYKRTTQTAEQVLAGRAIPLVYEPRLCEIHCGQWEGLDRNQIETRWPGMIDVWEHRPDELRMPDGESFQQVQDRSIEAFKEILEKEEGKSIAIVTHMLTIQLIMSKLLDIPIREVWNMVRLENTSITTIDFSSDKEFEVVKWGADFHLHEHLKNPYVRIAGFVQKDRAKYDTSFVEGKHPFNL
- the lpdA gene encoding dihydrolipoyl dehydrogenase, with the protein product METYDVLVIGGGPAGYACAIKAAKASLRVAIFEKGTLGGTCLNVGCIPTKYLLDKAGQLEKIRQLTSIGIYKDAGMFNFKEIQRQKAQVVGKLTKGVSGLLRHHKVTVVTGEAILKANKVVECNRTQYTAATIVIATGSRPATLHIPGAEHAIDSTELLDVTRIPKRLAIIGGGVIGLELASAFNAFGSEVTVIEMMDSLLPQEQPQAVALMKKYLDKSGLAIHLSARVGKIEKNNGMCKTTITKQGTDLVIESDVVLMAVGRKPNIDCIAVDSGITFADTRHIVVDEYLQTNVEGIYAIGDVIGGYQLAHAAYAEAELVVDNILMKEARKAYDDSIMPRCVYTIPSFAAVGETSSKTGSDTVVGSFPYEANGMALAEEATGAVYVIMYTEQKTTVGVQIVGEHAPELIAFATAAVAKRFSLDDWKHLVVAHPSLSEMVKEAALDACKSALHKI
- a CDS encoding dihydrolipoamide acetyltransferase family protein; translated protein: MIKEIRMPNAGQTTDTAVICQWKVEVGDNVKRGDILLEAETDKAVLPVESFASGMVIDILAGEGDTVEGGDIVCVIGDAKDRDSYTKSSTTDAVSPEQQGVVDSTEPDGDFLPIMKKLPQVPSVQVAKGKYPAMPNSKRMAKELGVDLSLVTPSNGVYITRHDVTSYTDSREVHANDYSIMPMSRMRKAIARRMVESVSTVPTFQVTVSVDMRQAIDLRKQMEVLKNVRISYNDIIVKALSIVGKEYALINARYEKEEIRIYSHTNIGLAVAIDEGLVVPVIKHADTLSLTEIAKASRALIEKARKGTLTTDEMGCGSISVSNLGMFGTDQFTAIVNPPESAILAVGGVVTKPVWEDDQWKPVELMTITGSFDHRIIDGAYAAKLLDALRTVIEHPLLMFV
- a CDS encoding GNAT family N-acetyltransferase, translated to MLQTKRLALRPWTETDAESLYTYAKDPDIGPIAGWPAHTCVGESLAAIRNVLTGAECYAICEKGSDRAIGAIELKLNGYTDMTERDDECELGYWIGKPFWGRGYIPEAAAELIRHGFEDLGMTTIWIGYYEGNTQSKRVQEKLGFTYHHTCEEVPVPLMNETRIGHTNYMTKEQWSRKQNI
- a CDS encoding SDR family NAD(P)-dependent oxidoreductase, producing MNELLVGKVAVVTGSGRGIGAAIARQLVQHGAKVVLTDIDENSIKSLENEFIQAGHQAKSMVFNVADFAQIRDKIDSIKNLFGRIDIWVNNAGITESAPIESITEAQWDRMQDIDLKSVFLCSQAVFAVMKEQQYGRLVHISSMAGERGGRGSSASYSAAKAGVINLAKSFALNGGQYNITSNAVCPGRTLTEMAKGLSWLTDPKDDPKLTIPLGRFGTPEDIANTVLFLASDLSSYITGATIDVNGGLYMR
- a CDS encoding PhzF family phenazine biosynthesis protein codes for the protein MQYYHVDVFSKGPLTGNGLTVLICDRFPDSETMLLITREMKQYETIFLKKLRDNEYRARIFTKDEELDFAGHPILGAAAVIHMLHNEKETEAIQFHLNGKDVKVTSVAINQRREYVCSMNQGVAETVGQIPAEDYPRLIEPLGLTMDDLASAYPLQVMTTGLSYLLIPIQSGIERTGTFSKDYEPLLDSYGAKFAYVFDIDAKEGRTFDFDGLEDVATGSAAGPVGAYLCAHGVCKTGEGIIIHQGRFLDRPSELHVLQEKDTGCIIVSGNVSIIAEGTFYIEG
- a CDS encoding thiamine pyrophosphate-dependent dehydrogenase E1 component subunit alpha, with the translated sequence MSKLPDKERALGMYRQMSLIRKYEERIYYLFLEGIMPGTIHQSTGQEACAVGMLYDLRKDDHMASTHRPAGHDLAKGVSLTSMMCEMFGKEDGCCRGKGGAMHTGDIEVGALVANAIVGGNLPIAAGVALAYKMQKKDNVIVCFFGDGATNEGAFHEAMNAAAIWKLPVIFVCENNLYSATTSIAITCNMKNPAADRAAAYAIPSEIVDGNDVLKVNEAATTAIKRARSGQGPTIIELKTYRHGGHSRNDACQYRPKDEEKYWFDHDPVKNFRDYIIANKLASEKEVEEIENTIEADIDEAVEYAQHAPFPQIESALTDVYWEGK